One segment of Variovorax sp. V93 DNA contains the following:
- a CDS encoding AAA family ATPase: protein MLETETSRTAAAASSLPGVLHMVCGKIASGKSTLTRHLAAQPKTVLISEDDWLARLYPNEIHALADYLRCAGRLREAMSGHVEALLAAGTSVVFDFPSNTVAARGWGRGVFEKAGAAHRLHYLDVPDEVCKARLRIRNLSGEHPFETTDAEFDEITSHFVAPSAEEGYDIVRYD from the coding sequence ATGCTCGAAACCGAAACTTCGCGGACGGCCGCCGCCGCCTCCTCCTTGCCAGGGGTCCTGCATATGGTCTGCGGGAAGATCGCCTCCGGAAAGTCGACGCTCACCAGGCACCTCGCAGCGCAGCCGAAGACGGTTCTCATCAGCGAGGACGATTGGCTCGCGCGTCTTTACCCGAACGAGATTCATGCCCTCGCGGATTACCTTCGCTGTGCCGGCAGATTGCGTGAAGCGATGTCGGGCCACGTCGAGGCGCTGCTCGCGGCCGGCACGTCCGTCGTATTCGATTTCCCCTCGAACACCGTCGCAGCAAGAGGATGGGGCCGCGGCGTCTTCGAGAAGGCCGGGGCCGCCCATCGCTTGCACTACCTGGATGTTCCCGACGAAGTCTGCAAGGCGCGCCTGCGCATTCGCAACCTCTCGGGAGAGCATCCGTTTGAAACGACGGACGCGGAATTCGACGAAATAACCAGTCACTTCGTCGCGCCATCGGCGGAGGAAGGCTACGACATCGTGCGATATGACTGA